Within Thermus sp. CCB_US3_UF1, the genomic segment GGCGCACCGCCTCCGGTCTCAAAGAGGCCTCAGAACCCCGGTGCAAGAGGCTCAGGAAAGCAAGTCCTAAGACCAAGAAGAGGAGGAAGAGGAACCGCACCACGCTTCCACCTTATCCAGGAGGCCTTGAGAAAGATGACAAGAGCCGCTACCCCAGCACATCCCGCGGGTTGCCCCGCACCCGGAGGTTCACCCAGGTCTTGCGCAGGCGCAGGAGGGTCTTGAGGGGCCGGTAGAGGGGGCTGAGGGGCAGGGTGTAGACAGGAAAACGCACCCGCCTCCCGCCAAAGCCTTCCTTGAAGCGCCAGATACCCTCGGCGTGGCTCCCTTCCGGGGTGCGGGGCACGCCCCAGAGATCGTAGGTGTGGTAGCCCCGGCTTATGCCATGGCGGATGGCGGCCAGGTGCATGCCCATGGGGGCCTTGGCCTCGGGGTGGGCGCGGCTACTTCCCCCATAGAGGTAGTCCACCTTGCCGGCAAAGGCCACAAAAAGCCCTGCCGCCAAGGCCTCCCCCTCCTTGCGGGCCAGGGCGATGAAGGCCTCCCCTAGGGGCTGGTTCATCTCCCGAAGCACGGCCCGGTAGTAGTCCTCAGCGTGCTGCAGGAGCTTAGCCCGGCGGTTGGTTTCCGCAAACAAGCGGAAAAACTCCGGGAAAGCCCCCTCCCCCTCCACGGAAAGCTGGGTGCGCTTGAGGGCCAGGCGGGCGTTCCTCCGGTGCATTTCCTTCATGCCCCTAAGGAGGGCCTCCTCCCCCTGGGTAAGGTCCAGCCACAGGGAAAATCCGGGCTGGATGGGTTCCTCGGGCAAAAGACCGGGAAAGCCAGGGACTTCCTCCTCCGCCCCCAAACCCACCTCCGGCTCCAGGACCAGATGCGCGGCCCTTACCCCTCGGGCCAGGGCCCGGGCCACGGCGGGCAGGTCCTCTAAACGCCCCAGGGCTGGTCCCCTGGGGGCATAGGCCAGGCGCAACCCTCCCGGCAAAGGGCGCAGGAGGACCTGGGCCGCCCCGAGGGGGACCTCCCCCTGGTACACGGCCAGGCGCTTAGGGGTCCAGCCGGAAAGGCGCTTCACCTCCCCCCAGCCCCAGGACTGCAAGGCGCTGGTAATGGGAAAGGAGGCCACCAAACGGTTCCAGGCCTCGGGGTCGGGGATCTCTACAAGCTCAGGCACCCCCTAAGCGTACAGGGCCTGGGCCAGCTCTTCCAGAAGTTCCCCTTCCTCCAAGGGCAGGCGCATCTCCCGCAGGTAGGCCTGGAGAAGGGAGGCAAAACGGGGGTCCTGGACCTTGGCCGCCCGCTCCTTCAGGGGAACAAGGGGCCAGCCGTAGGCCAGGTGGCCCAACAGGTCAAAGAGGTCGTAGTCCCCGGGAAGGATGCGCCGCAAAAGGGCCTCGGTCCACCCCTTGGCCACCAGGTTCCCCAGGAGGGCCCGGCGGCTTCCCGTCTTGAGCCAAAGGGCGCGGAAGCGGGCCTCCTCCGGCAGGGCCTGGCGCAGGCGGGCCCCCACCTCCTCCAAGGAGGCCACCCGCTCCCCCGTGGGCAGCAGATACCCCTCCCGGGCCAAAAGGCCCTCTACCGCCTCCTTGAGGCGCCGCCCGGTAATGGGCTTCTCCAGGAAAAGATCCGCCCCCAGGGCGCGGCTTGGCCCCTCCAGCTCCCGGCCACCCCCGGTGAACATGATCACCGGAACCTTGGACAGACGGCGCACCGCCCGGATGCGCCCAAGAAGGGTCAGGCCGTCCATATCGGGCATCATGATGTCCAAGAGGATCAGGTCCGGGGTTTCCTGCCGCAGGTACTCCAAGGCGGCCTTGGCCGAGTCCGCCAGCACCACCTCGTGGCCCGAACCCGAGAGGACCACCTCCAAGAGGTGGCGGATGCGGGGGTCATCGTCCACCACGAGCAACCGCGCCACGAAGGCCATGCTACGCCAGCGGGTTTTTCCTGTCTATCGGCGGTGTACCATGAAGGGCATGAGGATCGCCTTCCAGGGCACGGAGGGGGCTTACAGCGAGGAGGCCCTCCTCAAGTCCTTCCCCGGGGCCATCCCCTTGGGCTTCCCCACCTTCCACCAGGTGTTTGAGGCGGTGGAAGGAGGGGAGGCGGACCTAGGGGTGGTGCCGGTGGAGAACACCACCGCCGGGAGCATCAACCAAACCTATGACCTCCTCCTGGAAAGCGACCTGCACGTGGTGGGGGAGATCGTCCACAAGGTGGAGCACTGCCTTCTGGCCCCCCCGGGCACCGCGCTCAAGGACCTTAAGGCAGTGAAGAGCCACCCCCAGGCCCTGGCCCAGTGCGACGGCTTCCTGGCCCGGATGCGCCTCACCCCCATCCCGGTCTACGACACCGCCGGGGCCGCCCGGGCCCTTTCCGAGCATCCCGAGCCCGGGGTGGGGGCCATCGCCAGCCGGCGGGCGGCGGAACTCTATGGCCTTCAGGTCCTGGCGGAGAACATCGAGGACTACCCCCACAACTACACCCGCTTCTTCGTCATCGGCCGGGAGGAAGCCCCCAAAGGCGAGGGGAGCCACAAGACCAGCATCGTCTTCGCCGTGCGCCACCGCCCTGGGGGGCTTTTAGAAGCCCTCCAGGTCTTCGCCGAGGCCGGGGTGAACCTCACCAAGCTGGAGTCCCGGCCCAGGCGGGACAAGCCGTTCAGCTACCTCTTCTACCTGGACCTGGAAGGCCACCTGGAGGACCCGGGGCCGGCCCAGGCCCTCCTAGGCCTCCTGCGGCGGGCCGCCTTCCTGAAGGTCTTGGGCTCCTACCCCGCCTACCGCAACGGGGCCTAGCCCGGGCGGACGTCCACCACCCGCTCCCCCGCGGCCTTCAGGCGCTCGGGCACCCCGGCCACGTCCTCCCCCACCACCCGGAGGACCAGGCGCTGGTAGCCCTCCAGATGGGCGGCGGTGGCGATGGAGACGATGTTGGCCGGCGGCACCGCCTGGGCCATCTGGGCCAGGGCCCCGGGCACATCGGGGATGTCCACGGTGAGGCGCAGGCCCCCAAGCCTCAAGCCCAGGACCTCGATGAAGGCCCGGAGCACGTCGGTTACGGTGATGATCCCCACCAGTCGCTCCCCTTCCATCACGGGAAGGCCGCCGATCTTTTTCTCCTCCATGAGGAGGGCGGCCTTCTCCAAGGGCTCCTCCGCCCCCACGGTGATCACGGGCTTGGCCATCACCTCCTGCACCGTGAGCTTGGAAAGGAGGTAGTTCATCTCCCAGACGGAGAGGGTGGTGGCCTTGGAGGGCATGGCGTCCTTCAGGTCCTTGTCGGTCACCAGGCCCAAAAGCTTCCCGTCCTTAACCACGGGCAGACGGCGGAAACGCTTCTGCTTCAACAGGTTGATGGCTTCCAATACCGGGGTATCCGGGGCCACGGTGAGGGGGTCTTGGGTCATCCAGTCCCTGACCAGCATGCTTTCACCTCCAAGCCTCAGTTTACCCCAGGTGACGGTGAACAATGTCCCCCGTCCAGGTTTTCTGGACGGGGGAGGAAAAGGAAGGTTAGCGCAGGTTAGCCCCGATCACCGTACGGCCAAAGTGGCCCGGGCCTCCAAAGGGGTAAAAGTACTCCCCGTCCAGGAAAAGGCCGGTGCGGGCATCCAGGAGGAACTCCACCCCCAAGGAGAGGTGGAGCCCCACCTCCCCTGCCCCGCCAAAGTACCCGGCCAGCCCGCCGCCGAAGTAAGGCCGGATCCCCCTAAGGTCCCGGTCCAGCTGGCCCAGATCGGGCTTGAAGAGAACCTCCCCCGCGGCCAGGACGTTGGGCCCGCCAGGGAAGAGGTCCACAAAACCCCGGAAGGCCAGGTTCCGCTCCAGGGGAGCCTCGAGGCCAAGGCCAAGCCCCGCCGGGGGCAGGGAAAGGCGGAAGGAAACCGCCCGCTGGGCCAAGGCCCCGGTACCCAAGGCCAGAAGCGCCAGAAGAAGCCAAGCTTTGCGCACACCCATCACCTCCTCCGGGGAGGATACCCCGCCCAGGGGCCAAGGGGAAGGGGGGTTTCTCTCACGCAGGCTTCACCGCAAGCCGTTAGGCTTTCCTCCATGAAGCGCTTTTCCCTGGCCGCCCTCCTCCTGGCCCTGGGGGCCCTCCTCACCCCCATGCTGGCCCAGAACAAGACCCTCTCCACCCGGGTGGGCTTCGTGGACGCCGACGCTCTGGTGCAGGCCCACCCCGACTACAAGAAGGTCCAGGACCTGCAGGCCCAGGCCCGCAAGGAGATCGCCCCCTTGGAGGAGAAGCTGAAACCCTTGAACCAGAAGATCGCCTCGGGGCAGGCCACGGCCAAGGAGCGGCAGGACTACGACGCCCTCCTCAAGACCTACCAGGACACGGTGAAGAAATGGCAGGACCGGCAGAACCCGGTGCTCAAGCCCATCCTGGAGGACGTGGACCAGGCCATCGCCAAGGTGGCCAAGGCCCAAGGCTTCGCCGTGGTCATGAGCCGGCAGGTGGCGGCCCAGTCGGGGCTGGTGGTCTACGCCGACGAGGACACCGACCTGACCCAGGCGGTCATCCGGGAGCTGAAGCGCTAGCCCCGCCCCACCCCCCGGGGGCCGCACCCCCGGGGGCTTTCTTTGCCCTTTCCAAGGGTTATAATCCTTCCGATGGCCAAGCGGAAAGCCGCGAAGCCCACGCGCAACCCCGATCTGGAAACCTCCGCCGCCTTGGCCGCGGGGGCGGGCTTCTTTCTCCTTTCCCCCCTGCTGCCCCTCCCCACCGGGGCCCTGGGGGCCTTCCTTAGGGAAAGGCTCTACGAGGCCCTGGGCCTGCCGGCTTACCTTCTTCCCTTGGGCCTTTTCCTCCTCGCCGGCGCCCTCTTCCGGCAAAAGCCCCTGAAACCCCTTCTGCGCCATCTCCTCTTCCTTTTCCTTCTGGCCTTTAGCCTCCTCCCCCTCCTGGGCCCCCTTTCCGGGCACCTGGGCCAGGGGGTGCGGGCCCACCTCACCGCCCAGGCCGGGGCCTTGGGCCTCCTCCTCCCCCTCCTCCTGGCCAGCCTGGTCCTGGACCTGTGGCGGGGGAAGCCGCCCCTGGCCCTTCTCCTCCAGGGGCTGCGCCTGGGGGTAGCGGGGGTGCGGCGGACCCGCTACCGGTTGAAGGCCCTCCTCCTCCGGAGGCAGATCGCCCACCTGGCCCGGCTTTATCCGGAGCACAAGGCCTTGGAGGCCTTGGCGCAAAGCCTCGCCCCGGAAGAACTCCCCGGGGTGGAGCAGGCCCTCAAGGCCTTCCTGGAGGAGCGGCTTGGGGAGGTAAAACGGCAGATGGAAGGGGACGCCAGGCCCCTGGAGCCCAGGCTAAAGGGCCTCTTGGAGGCCTTGAAGCACTCCCTCCCCGGGGAGGGCCCCCTGCGCCAGGCCCTGGAGGAACGGCGGGCAGCCCTTTTCCTCGAGGCCCAAGGGCTCCTGGCCCGGTACCAAAGCCTCTCCACCCCGCCCCGGCTGGGGAGGGGGCTCCCCGGCCTTCTCCAGGCCATGCGCCTAAGGGAGGAACGGAAGGCCCGCTGGGAAGCCCTGGCCGGCCTGGTGGCCGACCTGGAAGGGCGGCAGGAGGCCTTGGCGGCTTGGTTTCCCTTCCTCACCAAGCCCCAGGAGGCCCAGGCCGAGGCCCTGAGGGCCCTCCTCACCGGCACCCCACCGCCAAGCCCCAAGGAGGCCCCGGCCCCGGAACCCTTGGATCTGGACCTGGTCTTCCCCGAGCCGGAACCGGCACCCCCCAAAGCCGCCCCTCCCCCACCCCCCCAAGCCCCCACCCCCCGGGGTGCCGCCCTGGCCCTCCCCACCCCCGACCTCCTGGACCCGCCCGAGGCCAAGGGGGCCACCCGGGGCCTGGAGGAGGAGGCCGAGCGGCTCAAGCGGGCCATCGGGGAAACCCTGCGCCACTTTGGGGTGCAGGCCGAGGTGGTGGGCCACGCCCGCGGGCCCAGCGTGACCCGCTACGAGCTCCTCCCCGCCCCCGGGGAGAAGATCAGCCGCATCCAGAGCCTGCAGAACGACCTGGCCCGGGCCCTGGCCGTGGGGGCGGTGCGGGTGGAGGCCCCCATCCCGGGGAAGAACACCGTGGGCCTGGAGGTGCCCAACCCCAGGCGGGAGCTGGTGCGCTTTTCCGAGGCCGTCCTCTCCCCGGGCTTCCAAAACGCCAAGGCCCTCCTCCCCCTGGTTCTGGGAAAGAGCATTGAGGGGGAGATCTGGGTCAGGGACCTGGCCAAGATGCCCCACCTCCTCATCGCCGGCTCCACGGGAAGCGGCAAGAGCGTGGCCATCAACGTCCTCATCGCCAGCCTCCTCTTCAAGCACCTGCCCACCACCCTCCGCCTCCTCCTCATTGACCCCAAGATGGTGGAGCTCACCCCCTACGAGGGCATCCCCCACCTGGTGCGCCCGGTGGTCACGAGCCCCGAGGAGGCCGCCGGGGTCCTCCAGGGGGCGGTGGCCCACATGGAACGCCGCTACCGCCTCATGAGCCAGGTGGGGGCGCGGAACCTGGAGCAGTACAACGCCAAGATGGAAAGGGAGGGCGGGGAAACCCTTCCCTACCTGGTCATCGTGGTGGACGAGCTGGCGGACCTGATGATGACCGCCCCCAAGGAGGTGGAGGCGGCCATCCTCCGCCTGGCCCAGATGAGCCGGGCCACGGGGATGCACCTCATCCTGGCCACCCAGCGGCCCAGCGTGGACATCCTCACCTCCCTCATCAAGGTGAACATCCCCGCCCGCCTGGCCTTCGCCGTGGCCAGCGGCTTTGATTCCCGCACCATCCTGGACACCCAGGGGGCGGAGAAGCTCATCGGCCAGGGGGATGCCCTCTTCCTCCAGCCGGGCCTGCCCAAGCCGGTGCGCCTGCAGGTGCCCTACCTCTCCGAGGAGGAGGTGGCCCGCCTGAGCGGCTTCCTGCGGGGGCAGAGCCTCGAGGACCGCTTCGCCGAGCTGTACGGGGCCGACTTTGAGCCCCCCAAGGCCCCGGAAGGGGCTGGACCCGGGGAGGTGGACTTCTCCGACCCCCTCCTGCGCAAGGCGGCGGAGATCGTGGTGGAGGAGGGGTACGGCTCGGTAAGCCGCCTGCAGCGGCGGCTTTCCATCGGCCACGCCCGGGCCGGCAAGCTCATGGACGCCCTGGAGGCCATGGGCATCGTGGGGCCTTCCAAGGGCTCCAAGCCCCGGGAGGTCCTGGTCAGCAAGGAGCAGCTCAAGGACTTTTTCGGCTAAGGGTGTGCTAAGATGGCCCCTTGTGGAAACGGTGCCGGGCGGGCGCTGGGTAGCGGAGATCTACGGCTGCGATCTGGACGTGCTGGAAAACCCCAAGATGGTAGAGGCCGCCCTCCTGGACGCGGTGATGCGCCTGGGGGCCCCCAGGGGCTCGGCCCAGTCCGTGGTCTACAAGTTCCATCCCCAGGGCCTCTCCGCGGCGGTGGTGAGCCCGGTGGCGGCGGTGATGATCCACACCTGGCCCGAGGACAACGCCTCCGCCACCCTGGACCTCTACTTCTACCGGGACGGGGTGGACCCGGAGGAGGTGCTCAAGGGGCTCTCCCGGGCCTTCGGGGCCAAGGAGGAGTCGGCCTTCCGCTACTGGCGGGGGACGGAACACGCCATCAAGCGCCGGGCTTTCGGCGCCGGAGGAGGTTAGGCATGGACTACGGGATGTACTTCTTTGAGCACATCACCCCTTTTGAGACCATGGTGCGGCGCATGGAGCGGGTCATCGCTTCCGGCCGCACCCGGTACCAGGACTACTTCCTCTTCCAAACCCAGGGCTTCGGCAAGGTCCTGGTCCTGGACAAGGACGTGCAGAGCACAGAACGGGACGAGTACGTCTACCACGAAACCCTGGTCCACCCGGCCATGCTGGCCCACCCCGAGCCCAAGACCGTCCTCATCGTGGGGGGCGGGGAAGGGGCCACCCTCAGGGAGGTGCTGAAGCACCCCACGGTGGAACGGGCGGTCATGGTGGACATCGACGGGGAGCTGGTGGAGCTGGCCAAGGCCCACATGCCCGAGTGGCACCAAGGGGCCTTTGACGATCCCCGGAGCGTCCTGATCATTGAGGATGCCCGGGCTTACCTGGAGCGCACACAGGAAAGCTACGACGTGGTCCTCATTGACCTCACGGACCCCGTGGGGGAGGACAACCCCGCCCGCCTCCTCTACACGGTGGAGTTCTACCGCCTGGTGAAGGCCCACCTGAACCCCGGAGGGGTGATGGGCATGCAAGCGGGGATGATCATGCTCACCCACCACCGGGTCCACCCGGTGATCCACCGCACGGTGCGGGAGGCCTTCCGCTACGTGCGGAGCTACAAAAACCACATCCCCGGCTTCTTCCTCAACTTCGGCTTCCTCCTGGCCTCGGACGCCTTTGACCCCGCCGCCTTCTCCGAGGGGGTCCTCGAGGCCCGCATCCGGGAGCGTAACCTGCCCTTGCGCCACCTCTCCGCCCCCTACCTGGAGGCCATGTTCGTCCTGCCCAAGGACATCCAAGAGGCGGTGGAGCGGGAAACCCTGGTGTCCACCGACGCCAACCCCTTCTACCTCACCCCCGAGGGGGAGGCGCGCCAGGCCCCCTACCGGGGCTAAGGGCTTCTCACCTGGGACGTGGTAGAGTAGGCCCATGCAGCGCGCCATGGTTCTCGTAGGGGTGGGCCTGGCCCTCCTGTGCCTGGGCTGGATCCTCCTGGGCCCCAAGGGGAAGGCCGGGCTGGACCCCGCCCAGGGGGCCCGGTTTGCCCTGGGCCGGGAGGACGCCCCGGTGGTGGTGGTGGACTTCTCCAACTACCTCTGCCCCCATTGCCAGAACCACGCCCTCCAGGTCCTCCCCCGGATCAAGGCCGAGTACATCGACACGGGCAAGGTACGCTACCTCTTCCGCGATTTCCCCTTCCCCGGCCAGGCCGGCGTGATCCGGGCAGGGGAGGCCGCCGCCTGTGCCGCCGACCAGGGCCGCTACTACGAGTACCACGAGGTCCTCTTCCGGGCCGCCACCTCCTGGGGCAACCTGGAAGGCGCCGCCCTGGACCGCTACCTGGCCGACCTGGCCGGGCAGATGGGCCTGGACCAGGAAGCCTTTGCCGGGTGCCTGGCCTCGGGGCGGCACCGGGAAGGGGTCCTGGCCGACCAGAAGCTGGCCACCGACCTGGGCCTCACCGGCACCCCCACCTTCTTCGTCAACGGGGAGAAGTACGGGGGGTACATGGACTTCGCCAAGTGGAGGGAAGCCCTGGACAAGGCCCTGGCCGGCGGCGGAAAGTAATCCGGGCGGTGTAGGGCCAGGGGAAGCACACCCCTGGCCCTAGGCGTTTTCTTTGCTAGCCTTGGGGCATGGAAGCCCTCTGGGTGGCCTGCGCCTTCGCCCTGGGCCTCTTGGCCAACCGCCTGGGCCTGCCCCCCCTGGTGGGCTACCTGGGTGCGGGCTTCGCCCTGCGGGGGCTCGGCCTGGGAGAAACCGAGTTCCTGCGCCATGCGGCGGAGATAGGGGTCCTGCTCCTCCTCTTCAGCGTGGGGCTCAAGCTTCGCCTGCAGGACCTTCTGGAGGTCCGGGTTCTGGGGGCAGGGGGGCTACACCTCCTCCTCTTTGCCCTGGCCGCCCTGGCCCTGGTGGGCCACCCCCCCCTGGCCCTGGCCCTGGCCTTTTCCAGCACGGTTTTGGTGGCCAAGCTCCTGGAGGACAAAAAGGAGCTCACCACCTACCATGGCCGCCTGGCCGTGGGCATCCTGGTCCTGCAGGACCTGGTGGCCGTGGGCCTCCTCACCCTGTACGGGGGGGCAGGCGTGAGTCCCTGGGCCGCCTTCCTCCTCCTCTTCCCCCTCCTGCGCCGGGGGGTGGGGTGGCTTTTGGAAAAGAGCGGACACGAGGAGCTTTTGGTCCTTTTTGGCCTGGCCCTGGCCCTTCTGGGAGGGGAGGGGTTCCGGCAGGTGGGCCTCTCCCCGGAGCTGGGGGCCCTCCTCACGGGAACCCTGCTCTCCGGCCACCCCAAGGGGGCGGAGATGGGCAAGGCCCTGTGGAGCCTGAAGGAAGCCTTTTTGGTGGCCTTTTTCCTAGAGATTGGCCTGCGGGAGGGGCTAGGGGGGGTGGACGTGGCCGCGGTGGGGGGGTTGCTCCTCCTCTCCCTCCTCAAAACCCCCCTCTTCTTCGCCCTCTTCCTCCTCCTGGGCCTGCGGGCCCGCACGGGCTTCGTGGCGGGGCTCTACCTGGGCAACTACTCGGAGTTCGCCCTCATCGTGGGGGTGGTCCTGGAACGGGCAGGCTTCCTGCCCTTGGGCCTCACCACCTTGGCCCTGACCGTGGCCCTATCCATGGCCCTCTCCGCCCCGGTGGCCCGGTACAGCCATGTCCTCTACAAGCGGCTGGAGCCTTGGCTCCTGCGCCTGGAACGGAAGGGCCTCCACCCGGACCAGGAGCCCGAGCGCCTGGACGGGGCCACGGTCCTGGTGGTGGGGATGGGGCGTACCGGGGGGGCGGTCTACCGGGTGCTGGAGGGAGCCGGGGAGCGGCCCCTGGGCCTGGACGCCGACCCGGAGAAGGTGGAGCGGCACCGGGCCAAGGGGCGGCGGGTCCTTTACGGGGACGCCGAGGACCCGGAGCTTTGGGAGCGGCTGGACCTAAAGGGCCTCAAGGCCGTGGTCCTGGCCTTGCCGGACCTCGAGGCCAAGCTCCTGGCGGCCCGCTGGCTCAAGGAGCGGGGCTTTCCCGGGATCCTCGCGGCCACCAGCTTCCACCTGGAGGAGGACCCCGTGCTCCAGGGGGCGGGGGTCAACCTCCTCTTCCACCCCTTCCGCGAGGCAGGGGAGCGGCTGGCGGAGAGGGTGCTGGAGGCGGTGGCTATAATGGGTGAGGTGAGCCATGGCCGGTCATAGCAAGTGGGCACAGATCAAGCGCAAGAAGGCCGCCAACGACCTCAAGCGCGGCAAGATCATCTCCAAGCACCTGAGGGCCATCCAGGCCGCGGCCCGGGCCGGGGGAAGCCCCTACCCCGAGGCCAACGTCCAGCTCAGGAACGCCATTGAGGCCGCCCGGGCCGACGACGTGCCCATGGAGAACATCGAGCGCCTCCTGCAGAAGCTCCAAGGGGGCGGGGAAGGCGCCGAGCAGTACGAGGAGATCGTCTACGAGGGCTACGCCCCGGGTGGGGTGGCGGTCCTGGTCTACGCCCTCACGGACAACCGCAACCGCACCGCCGGGGAGGTACGCCACGTCTTCGGCAAGTACGGGGGCTCTTTGGGCACCTCGGGGAGCGTGGCCTGGCAGTTTGAGCGCAAGGGGGTCATCGTAGCCGAGAACAGCGAAAGGGCTCAGGAGGCGGCCATTGAGCTGGGCGCCCTGGACCTGGAGGAGGAAGGGGAAAGCCTCACCGTCTACACCGATCCCGCCGAGGCCTACCGCATGGCCGAGGCCCTGAAGGCCCGGGGGGTGGGGGTGGAGGCCGTGGAGGTGGTGCAACACCCCCAGAACACCGTGGCCCTCAGCCCCGAGGAGGCCGCCAAGGTCTTGCGGCTGGTGGAGGCCCTAGAGGACCTGGACGACGTGCAGCACGTCTACACCAACCTGGACCCCGCGAGCCTCCAGGTGGAGGCTTAGCCCCCGTGCGGGCTTTAGGCCCGCATGGGGTGGTATCACAACCGGTTTGCGCTGGGGTTCTGCGGGTGCTGCACCGGGTGGCGAGCCCCGGCCCCGCCGACTTTATGCTGGACGAGGTGATGCCCGATGAAGACGTTATGGACCCTCCTGGAGGGGCGCAGGGGCGAGTTCCTGCTGCTGGTGGCGGTTAGCAGCCTGGTGAGCGCGACCGAGGCCCTGCTCCATCCGTTGATGCTCAAGTGGCTCTTCGACGAGGCGGTGATCGCGCAAGACTTCCGGCGCTTCGCCCTCCTGGGATTCGCCTACCTCGCTGTGGGACTGGGCCTGATCGCTCTCTTCTGGGTCGCCTCCCTCTGGCAGAAGGCCCTTATCAACCAGGTGGTGCTTGATTTGGAGGGGCGGCTGCTGGCCCAGGCCCTGCGAATAGACTGGAAAGACTTCAGTCGTGAGGGAGCCGGGGCCTTTGTGAGCAGGGTTCACCGGGATGTCCTCGAGGGGCTGGCCCCTGCGATTTCCCTCTTGGTTGACCTAGCCCGCCAGGCCCTGGCGGCCCTAACCTTCCTGGGGGTGCTGCTGTACCTGTCGTGGCAGGCTACCCTGGCCCTGGCGATCCTGGTCCCGCCGCTATTGTGGGTCGCGCAGCGGGTTGGGACGGGGATTCGCCGGGCGACTGAGTACGAGCGGGAGTCGGAGGCCCGCTACCTCGAGGTCCTCTCCCAATCGCTAAAGGCCTTCCGGGCTCTACGCGGCCTACCCCGTCTTCTCAGCCCGACTCTGGCGGCCAACCGGGAGGCCCTGCGCGCCCACCTCGAAGACACCTACCGCAGCCACCGGCTGATGTGGGCCCAACAGGCCTGGAGCGACGTGTTCATGAACCTGGCCAACACGCTCGCGCTGGTCGTGGGCGGCTACTTCGTCCTGATCCGCGTGCTGAGCTTCGGCGGGTTCTTGGCCTTCGTCAACGCCTTTTGGCGGGCGGTGGACAACACCTTTTCCCTGTTGCGCCGGGTGCCCGAGTTCCACCGCTACGGGCAGATCCTCGAGCGCTTGCACGGACTGCTCTCCTCCGCACCCGACCCCTACGTGCAGCCGGCCGCCGAAGCCCGGCTCGAGGGGGTGCGGCTGGGCTACGCGGGCGGGGCCCCGCTGGAGCTGCCGCGGGTGGAAATCCGCCCGGGTGAGCGCGTGCTCCTCGTAGGGCCTAACGGCGTGGGCAAGACCACCCTGCTGCACGTGCTTTCTGGGTATCTAGCCCCCGAGAGGGGTAAGGTGGAGCGGCCCGCGCGGGTGGCCGCGCTCACCGCTCCCCCGGAACTGCCGCCCTTGACGGTACGCGAGCTAGTTCCCGACGCCGGGATCCGTAAGGAACTGGGGCTAGAGGGCCTGGAGGACCGCCGCCCGGAGGCCCTGTCCTCGGGGCAGCGGCAGAGGGCCGCCATCGGCGCCCTGCTTTGCGAAGAGGCCGACCTCTACCTTCTGGACGAGCCCTTGGCCAACCTGGACCTCGAGAGCCGCGAGGGGGTGCTCGATCTCATCCTGCGCCGGACCGCGGGAAAGGCCCTGGTCGTGGTACTGCACGGGGATGAGGCGTTGCACAGCCGCTTCGACCGGGTGGTGGAACTGGCGGGGCCGCAGGGGGTGGACTCCCGGTAGCGCCCGCCTTCACCCAGGCTTTAAAGCTGCGAACAACTCTCTACTCTCTACCGGGGCCCCCATACGGTCGCAAGACCGCATGGGGTGGCATAAGGCCTACCCCTTCTTGCGCTTCTTCTCCTCCCGCATGAGCCTTCGGCGCTCGGCCCGGGAAAGGCCGGGCTGGGGCGGTGGGGTGGTGGGGCGCTTCTTCTCCACGCCGAAGGGCCGGGCCTCCTCCTGGGGAGCGGGCACGGGCACGTAAGGAGCCTCCCGCACCGGGCGCACCGGCTCCGCCTCCACCTTGAGGCGGAAGAGGAACTTGGCCACCTCCCCCTTGATGAAGCCCACCATGTCGTTGAACAGGCGGGTGGCCTCGATCTTGTACTCCTGGAAGGGGTCCTTCTGACCATAGCCCCGGAGGAAGATGCCCTGGCGGAGCACGTCCAGGTTGTGCAGGTGCTCCTTCCAGGCGGAGTCCACCACGTTGAGGATGACGAAGCGCTCCACCGCCCGCATGAGGGGAGGGCTGAGCTCGGCCTCCCGGGCCTCGTAGGCCTTGAGGGCGGCTTCCACCAGGCGCTCCACCCCCTCCTCCGGCTTGAGCCGCCGCAACTCCTCAAAGGGGAAGTCCCCAAGCTGGGGCGCGGTGTCCAGGAGGCCGGCCTTCAGGCCCTCGAGGTCCCAGTCC encodes:
- a CDS encoding YebC/PmpR family DNA-binding transcriptional regulator, giving the protein MAGHSKWAQIKRKKAANDLKRGKIISKHLRAIQAAARAGGSPYPEANVQLRNAIEAARADDVPMENIERLLQKLQGGGEGAEQYEEIVYEGYAPGGVAVLVYALTDNRNRTAGEVRHVFGKYGGSLGTSGSVAWQFERKGVIVAENSERAQEAAIELGALDLEEEGESLTVYTDPAEAYRMAEALKARGVGVEAVEVVQHPQNTVALSPEEAAKVLRLVEALEDLDDVQHVYTNLDPASLQVEA
- a CDS encoding ABC transporter ATP-binding protein — encoded protein: MKTLWTLLEGRRGEFLLLVAVSSLVSATEALLHPLMLKWLFDEAVIAQDFRRFALLGFAYLAVGLGLIALFWVASLWQKALINQVVLDLEGRLLAQALRIDWKDFSREGAGAFVSRVHRDVLEGLAPAISLLVDLARQALAALTFLGVLLYLSWQATLALAILVPPLLWVAQRVGTGIRRATEYERESEARYLEVLSQSLKAFRALRGLPRLLSPTLAANREALRAHLEDTYRSHRLMWAQQAWSDVFMNLANTLALVVGGYFVLIRVLSFGGFLAFVNAFWRAVDNTFSLLRRVPEFHRYGQILERLHGLLSSAPDPYVQPAAEARLEGVRLGYAGGAPLELPRVEIRPGERVLLVGPNGVGKTTLLHVLSGYLAPERGKVERPARVAALTAPPELPPLTVRELVPDAGIRKELGLEGLEDRRPEALSSGQRQRAAIGALLCEEADLYLLDEPLANLDLESREGVLDLILRRTAGKALVVVLHGDEALHSRFDRVVELAGPQGVDSR